A single Stutzerimonas stutzeri DNA region contains:
- a CDS encoding cob(I)yrinic acid a,c-diamide adenosyltransferase, whose protein sequence is MGNRLSKIYTRTGDTGETGLADGRRVPKDHPRVEAMGEIDTLNSQLGLLLAELAEAQARWPDLAELIEVLGPCQHRLFDLGGELAMPDYQALADTEVARLEAAIDHWNAELGPLEDFIMPGGTRLIALAHLCRSMARTGERRCQQLNAIEPLRPVGLAYLNRLSDLFFVVARLIARRQGCAEILWHAASAPAKADA, encoded by the coding sequence ATGGGCAATCGACTCTCCAAGATCTACACCCGTACAGGCGACACAGGGGAAACCGGCCTGGCCGATGGCCGGCGGGTTCCGAAGGATCACCCAAGGGTCGAAGCCATGGGCGAAATCGATACGCTCAACAGCCAGTTGGGGCTGTTGCTCGCCGAGCTGGCCGAAGCCCAGGCACGCTGGCCCGACCTGGCCGAATTGATTGAAGTCCTGGGTCCTTGCCAGCACCGTTTGTTCGATCTGGGCGGTGAGCTGGCGATGCCGGATTATCAAGCCTTGGCCGACACCGAAGTGGCGCGGCTGGAGGCGGCCATCGACCACTGGAATGCCGAGCTGGGACCGCTCGAAGATTTCATCATGCCAGGCGGAACGCGCTTGATCGCGCTGGCCCATCTGTGCCGCAGCATGGCCCGAACGGGCGAAAGGCGCTGCCAGCAGCTCAATGCCATCGAGCCGTTGCGCCCGGTCGGGCTGGCCTACCTCAATCGTCTCTCGGACCTGTTTTTCGTGGTTGCCCGCCTGATTGCACGCCGCCAGGGCTGTGCGGAAATCCTCTGGCATGCCGCCAGTGCGCCCGCGAAAGCCGATGCCTGA
- a CDS encoding DUF3182 family protein — protein sequence MKSADTPQDARGAVVTLANRGHEPRHEKVVHEQLAQRLAALHGFAFLGEYDRGVSYACPLYFVPSSTVVGVGLTRELGVGGERDLFGGVVPHAFIETKAITHPLVRPDADSPVGWSREFARRVTGGVLPGYSVFSLHDAREAGRRLLNEGALRIKPVRATGGRGQERVSTAQALDHALEKMDEAELAQYGLVLEAHLEHVTTFSVGQIRVAGRVLSYYGTQRLTGDNSGETVYGGSDLLVVEGDFDTLLGLDLPERTRLAIAQAQIYDTAASACFRHFYASRRNYDIAQGIDDRGRACSGVLEQSWRIGGASGAEIAALEAFVQGRGPVIRASSVELYGESVVPEGATVLFRGEDEEVGFITKYTMVEEHGNPQ from the coding sequence ATGAAGAGCGCGGATACGCCACAAGACGCCCGAGGGGCCGTGGTCACCCTGGCCAATCGAGGCCACGAGCCCCGGCACGAGAAGGTCGTGCATGAGCAGCTTGCCCAACGTCTGGCCGCGCTGCACGGGTTTGCCTTTCTCGGTGAATACGACCGTGGCGTCAGCTATGCGTGTCCGCTGTATTTCGTACCGTCCAGCACCGTGGTGGGGGTGGGCCTCACCCGCGAGCTTGGAGTGGGCGGCGAGCGGGATCTGTTTGGTGGCGTCGTACCGCATGCCTTCATCGAAACCAAGGCCATCACCCATCCCCTGGTCCGCCCGGATGCCGATTCGCCCGTTGGCTGGTCGCGCGAGTTCGCCCGACGCGTCACCGGCGGCGTTCTGCCTGGCTACAGCGTGTTCTCCCTGCATGACGCGCGAGAGGCGGGCCGGCGCCTGCTGAACGAAGGTGCGTTGCGAATCAAGCCCGTCAGGGCCACTGGCGGTCGCGGGCAGGAGCGGGTGAGCACCGCCCAGGCGCTCGACCATGCGCTGGAGAAGATGGATGAAGCCGAGCTGGCACAGTATGGGCTGGTACTCGAGGCTCACCTGGAGCACGTGACTACTTTCAGCGTAGGGCAGATCCGCGTTGCCGGACGAGTCCTGAGCTACTACGGGACTCAGCGGCTGACCGGCGACAATTCAGGTGAAACCGTCTACGGCGGATCGGACCTGCTGGTGGTCGAGGGTGATTTCGACACGCTGCTCGGCCTCGACCTGCCGGAACGAACCCGTCTTGCCATCGCCCAGGCACAAATCTATGACACGGCCGCTTCGGCCTGCTTTCGACATTTCTACGCGTCCCGGCGCAACTACGACATCGCTCAGGGCATCGATGACAGAGGCAGGGCCTGTTCCGGCGTGCTGGAGCAATCCTGGCGAATCGGGGGCGCCAGCGGTGCGGAGATTGCGGCGCTGGAGGCCTTCGTCCAGGGACGTGGACCGGTCATTCGCGCCTCATCGGTCGAGCTGTACGGCGAATCGGTCGTACCGGAAGGCGCAACGGTGCTGTTTCGCGGTGAAGACGAAGAAGTCGGCTTCATAACCAAATACACAATGGTGGAGGAACATGGCAACCCACAGTGA
- the ahpF gene encoding alkyl hydroperoxide reductase subunit F: MLDSNLKTQLKTYLEKVTQPFEIVASLGEGAKSQEMLGLLEDIASLSDKITLRTDGDDARRPSFALNRIGGDISLRFAGIPMGHEFTSLVLALLQVGGHPSKTAPEVIEQIKNLDGEYNFETYFSLSCQNCPDVVQALNLMAVLNPNIRHVAIDGALFQDEVNARQVMSVPSIYLNGELFGQGRMGEEEILAKLDTGAAARDAEKLSAKDAFDVLVIGGGPAGAAAAIYAARKGIRTGVAAERFGGQVLDTMAIENFISVTETEGPKLARALENHVREYDVDIMNLQRAAALVPASSEGGLHEIKLENGGSLKAKTLILATGARWREMNVPGEQEYRGRGVAYCPHCDGPLFKGKRVAVIGGGNSGVEAAIDLAGIVAQVTLLEYDSQLRADAVLQKKLYSLPNVTVITSALTSEVTGDGQKVNGLVYKDRNSSEFNTLELEGIFVQIGLLPNSDWLKGTVELTSRGEIIVDARGETSLPGIFAAGDVTTVPYKQIVIAVGEGAKASLSAFDHLIRSSVAD; encoded by the coding sequence ATGTTGGACTCCAATCTCAAGACCCAGTTGAAGACCTACCTGGAAAAGGTCACCCAGCCGTTCGAGATCGTTGCGTCCCTCGGTGAGGGCGCCAAATCCCAGGAAATGCTCGGCTTGCTGGAAGACATCGCCAGCCTGAGCGACAAGATCACATTGCGTACCGATGGTGACGATGCCCGTCGCCCGTCGTTCGCGCTCAACCGCATCGGTGGCGACATCAGTCTGCGTTTCGCCGGCATCCCGATGGGGCATGAATTCACTTCGCTGGTCCTCGCCCTGCTACAGGTCGGCGGGCATCCCTCGAAGACCGCGCCGGAAGTCATCGAGCAGATCAAGAACCTCGACGGCGAGTACAACTTCGAAACCTATTTCTCGCTGTCCTGCCAGAACTGCCCTGACGTGGTCCAGGCGCTGAACCTGATGGCCGTGCTCAACCCGAACATCCGCCACGTCGCCATCGACGGCGCGCTGTTCCAGGATGAGGTCAATGCGCGCCAGGTCATGTCGGTGCCGAGCATCTACCTCAACGGCGAACTGTTCGGCCAGGGCCGCATGGGCGAGGAAGAAATCCTCGCCAAGCTCGACACCGGCGCCGCGGCGCGCGATGCCGAGAAGCTCAGCGCCAAGGATGCCTTCGACGTGCTGGTAATCGGTGGTGGGCCGGCGGGCGCCGCAGCGGCGATCTACGCGGCGCGTAAAGGCATTCGTACCGGTGTCGCCGCCGAGCGTTTCGGCGGGCAGGTGCTGGACACCATGGCCATCGAGAACTTCATCTCGGTGACTGAAACCGAAGGTCCGAAACTGGCCCGTGCGCTGGAAAACCACGTGCGCGAGTACGACGTCGACATCATGAACCTGCAACGCGCGGCGGCGCTGGTTCCGGCGTCGAGCGAAGGCGGGCTGCACGAAATCAAGCTGGAAAACGGCGGTTCGCTGAAAGCCAAGACACTGATCCTGGCGACCGGTGCCCGCTGGCGCGAAATGAACGTGCCGGGCGAGCAGGAATACCGCGGTCGCGGCGTGGCCTACTGCCCGCACTGCGACGGCCCGCTGTTCAAGGGCAAGCGCGTGGCGGTGATCGGCGGTGGTAACTCCGGCGTGGAAGCGGCCATCGACCTGGCCGGTATCGTCGCCCAGGTGACGCTGCTCGAATACGACAGCCAACTGCGTGCCGATGCGGTGCTGCAGAAGAAACTCTACAGCCTGCCAAACGTCACCGTGATCACCAGCGCGCTGACCAGCGAAGTCACCGGCGACGGGCAGAAGGTCAACGGCCTGGTCTACAAGGACCGCAACTCCAGCGAATTCAACACCTTGGAGCTGGAAGGCATCTTCGTGCAGATCGGCCTGCTGCCCAACTCCGACTGGCTGAAGGGCACCGTGGAGCTGACCTCGCGCGGCGAGATCATCGTCGATGCGCGTGGCGAGACCTCGCTGCCGGGCATCTTCGCCGCCGGCGACGTCACCACCGTGCCGTACAAGCAGATCGTCATCGCGGTCGGCGAAGGTGCCAAGGCCTCGCTGAGCGCCTTCGACCACCTGATCCGCAGCTCTGTCGCCGACTGA
- a CDS encoding ion transporter: MPEPAVDRRERLRNGLHAAWEAFIVLLVCINLGLILFDSLFAVQPINRLIAEWLPAFHQRYESLIHRNFQVIDLGFVAIFILDVILGWTVALFERRYARWYYYPFAHWYDVLGCIPLSGFRWLRVLRVGSLLLRLQRLGLIDVRRWAIFSVVHRYYSLLLEELSDRVMVRLFSRMQQEIGASDDLSRRLLQEVVRPRKERLLDDLSRRLHGMLDNGYRDNRGAIEGYVGSLIHQALANNPEVNRLRRLPLGDRVADTLDDALADIAARLLQGAVDGLQGAQFQRLARNLADECFEAWVYQDEHTDLALEELLVDVIEVLKQQVLDRRWSRFVGPIEPPVPPG, translated from the coding sequence ATGCCTGAACCAGCCGTGGACCGGCGCGAACGCTTGCGTAACGGGCTGCATGCAGCCTGGGAAGCGTTCATCGTCCTGCTGGTGTGCATCAACCTGGGGCTGATCCTGTTCGACAGCCTGTTCGCCGTGCAGCCGATCAACCGGCTTATCGCCGAGTGGCTGCCCGCCTTCCATCAGCGCTACGAAAGCTTGATTCACCGCAACTTCCAGGTGATCGATCTCGGTTTCGTCGCGATTTTCATTCTCGACGTGATCCTCGGCTGGACCGTTGCGTTGTTCGAACGGCGCTATGCACGCTGGTACTACTATCCGTTCGCCCATTGGTACGACGTGCTCGGTTGCATCCCTCTGAGCGGTTTCCGCTGGCTGCGGGTGCTGCGCGTCGGCAGCCTGCTGCTCCGACTGCAACGGCTGGGGCTGATCGACGTCAGGCGATGGGCCATATTCAGCGTCGTGCATCGCTACTATTCGCTGCTGCTCGAAGAACTGTCCGACCGCGTCATGGTGCGGCTGTTCAGCCGTATGCAGCAAGAGATAGGCGCCAGCGACGACCTCTCGCGCAGGCTACTCCAGGAAGTGGTGCGGCCCCGCAAAGAGCGGCTGCTCGACGACCTGTCCCGTCGCCTGCATGGGATGCTGGACAACGGTTACCGCGACAATCGGGGCGCCATCGAAGGCTACGTCGGCAGCCTGATCCACCAGGCGCTGGCGAACAACCCCGAGGTCAATCGTTTGCGCCGTCTGCCGCTGGGCGACCGGGTCGCCGACACCCTGGACGATGCCCTGGCCGATATCGCCGCGCGGCTCCTGCAGGGCGCGGTCGATGGTCTGCAGGGAGCCCAGTTCCAACGACTGGCCCGCAATCTGGCCGACGAATGCTTCGAAGCCTGGGTCTATCAGGACGAGCACACCGACCTTGCCCTGGAAGAGCTGCTGGTCGATGTCATCGAAGTGCTCAAGCAGCAAGTGCTCGACCGTCGCTGGAGTCGCTTTGTCGGGCCAATCGAGCCCCCCGTCCCACCGGGCTAG
- a CDS encoding Nudix family hydrolase — MKRIHVAAAVIRGAEGRVLIARRPMDKHQGGLWEFPGGKVEPGESVEVALARELLEELGIVVTRSRPLIQVHHDYPDKQVLLDVWQVTAFEGQAHGAEGQPLAWVAPDALLSYSFPAANRPIVTAARLPDRYLITPEGLEQPQLLHGLAGALEQGVGLIQLRAPGKTSRDYAELAKAALALCSGRAHLMLKGPLEWVEAFPMAGWHLTARQLRDYAGRARPLPADRWLAASCHDADELAMASALEVDFVTLSPVLSTTSHPGAAELGWPCVEALLRGFNQPAYALGGMKTEHLPQALACGAQGIAAIRAFWPR; from the coding sequence ATGAAGCGCATCCATGTCGCCGCGGCGGTGATCCGAGGTGCTGAGGGGCGCGTCCTGATAGCCAGGCGCCCGATGGACAAGCACCAGGGTGGCTTGTGGGAGTTTCCCGGCGGCAAGGTCGAGCCAGGCGAGTCAGTGGAAGTTGCACTCGCTCGCGAGCTGCTCGAGGAGCTTGGCATCGTTGTCACGCGTTCGCGGCCCTTGATCCAGGTGCACCATGACTACCCCGACAAGCAGGTGTTGCTGGATGTCTGGCAGGTGACGGCGTTCGAAGGGCAAGCGCACGGCGCCGAAGGCCAGCCGTTGGCCTGGGTCGCCCCTGACGCGCTGCTCTCGTACAGCTTTCCGGCAGCCAATCGCCCAATTGTCACCGCGGCACGCTTGCCTGATCGCTACCTGATCACGCCCGAGGGATTGGAACAGCCTCAATTGCTTCATGGGTTGGCCGGCGCGCTGGAGCAAGGTGTCGGTCTGATTCAACTGCGCGCGCCAGGGAAAACCTCGCGTGACTATGCCGAACTGGCGAAGGCGGCGCTGGCGCTCTGTTCCGGCCGGGCGCACCTGATGCTCAAGGGGCCGCTCGAATGGGTCGAGGCGTTCCCGATGGCCGGGTGGCACCTTACAGCGCGACAGCTGCGCGACTACGCGGGCCGGGCGAGGCCGTTGCCCGCGGATCGATGGCTCGCCGCGTCCTGTCACGATGCCGATGAGCTGGCAATGGCCTCCGCTTTGGAGGTAGATTTCGTCACCCTGTCGCCGGTACTTTCCACGACAAGTCACCCAGGCGCAGCGGAATTGGGGTGGCCGTGCGTTGAGGCATTGCTGCGAGGCTTCAACCAGCCTGCATACGCACTTGGTGGCATGAAGACCGAACACCTGCCGCAAGCGCTTGCCTGCGGCGCGCAGGGCATTGCGGCGATCCGTGCGTTTTGGCCTCGCTGA
- a CDS encoding alpha/beta hydrolase family protein: MATHSESVDILVDDEHIAGTFLSPPTKLPGVLFVHGWGGSQERDLTRARGIAGLGCICLSFDLRGHALTLAQQQTVTREQNLRDLLAAYDLLVQHPNIDPSAIAVVGTSYGGYLAALLTTLRPVRWLAMRVPALYGDDDWPVPKRQLDRDLLNRLRGRRVSPEENRALAACAEFRGDVLIVESEHDHLVPHSTIMSYRAAFQQTHSLTHRIILGADHGLTNESCQKAYTDILVKWATEMVVGARIDQQQGAAAARSC; encoded by the coding sequence ATGGCAACCCACAGTGAGAGCGTTGACATCCTCGTGGATGACGAACACATCGCCGGTACTTTCCTGTCGCCACCGACGAAGCTGCCCGGCGTGCTTTTCGTGCACGGCTGGGGCGGCAGTCAGGAACGAGACCTGACTCGCGCGCGTGGCATCGCCGGGCTGGGCTGTATCTGTCTGTCTTTCGATTTGCGCGGGCACGCCCTGACGCTGGCGCAGCAGCAGACCGTCACACGGGAGCAGAATCTGCGCGATCTGCTGGCGGCCTACGACTTGTTGGTGCAACACCCCAATATCGACCCTTCGGCCATCGCGGTGGTCGGCACCAGCTATGGCGGATATCTGGCGGCGCTGCTGACCACCCTGCGGCCGGTCAGGTGGCTGGCGATGCGCGTGCCGGCGCTGTATGGCGACGATGATTGGCCAGTGCCCAAGCGGCAGCTGGACCGCGACCTGCTCAACCGGCTGCGGGGCCGGCGGGTCAGCCCGGAAGAGAACCGGGCACTGGCGGCCTGTGCCGAGTTTCGAGGTGACGTGCTGATCGTCGAGTCGGAGCACGACCACTTGGTCCCGCACAGCACGATCATGAGTTATCGGGCGGCGTTTCAGCAGACGCACTCGCTGACTCACCGCATCATTCTTGGCGCTGACCATGGCCTGACGAATGAGAGTTGCCAGAAGGCCTACACGGACATTCTCGTCAAATGGGCGACCGAGATGGTCGTCGGGGCGCGCATCGATCAGCAGCAGGGGGCGGCTGCCGCCAGATCCTGCTAG
- the argJ gene encoding bifunctional glutamate N-acetyltransferase/amino-acid acetyltransferase ArgJ — protein MAVGLGPLPTLHPVPGFELGIASAGIKRPGRKDVVVMRCAEGSTVAGVFTLNAFCAAPVILAKQRAQGTVRYLLTNTGNANAGTGEPGMQAAIRSCASLAALAGVDEQAILPFSTGVIGEPLPVEKIEAALPAALADLDENNWADAATGIMTTDTLPKGASRQFEYQGVTVTVTGISKGAGMIRPNMATMLGYIATDAKVDQAVLQDLLRDAANKSFNRITIDGDTSTNDCCMLVATGKAALPEITEARGELFAQLKQAVFEVSMEIAQSIVRDGEGATKFVTVVVNGGKNHQECLDVGYAVAHSPLIKTALFASDPNWGRILAAVGRAGVPELDVSKIDVYLGAVCIASQGGRSPSYTEEQGAAVMAEEEIEIRIELGRGTCSETIWTTDLSHEYVRINAEYRT, from the coding sequence ATGGCTGTCGGTCTTGGTCCTTTACCCACACTGCATCCGGTTCCCGGCTTCGAGCTGGGTATCGCTTCGGCCGGCATCAAGCGACCAGGACGCAAGGACGTCGTGGTGATGCGCTGTGCCGAAGGCTCGACCGTTGCCGGCGTGTTTACCCTCAATGCCTTCTGCGCGGCCCCTGTGATCCTGGCCAAACAACGGGCACAAGGGACGGTTCGTTATCTGCTGACCAACACCGGTAACGCCAACGCCGGTACGGGCGAGCCGGGCATGCAGGCGGCGATCCGCAGCTGTGCCAGCCTTGCCGCTCTGGCCGGGGTCGATGAGCAGGCCATTCTGCCATTTTCAACGGGTGTGATCGGCGAGCCCCTGCCGGTCGAGAAGATCGAAGCGGCACTGCCCGCCGCCCTGGCTGACCTGGACGAGAACAACTGGGCCGACGCGGCGACTGGCATCATGACCACCGATACGCTGCCCAAGGGGGCGAGCCGCCAGTTCGAATACCAGGGCGTCACGGTCACCGTTACCGGCATCTCCAAAGGCGCCGGCATGATCCGTCCGAACATGGCGACCATGCTGGGCTACATCGCCACCGATGCCAAGGTCGACCAGGCCGTGCTGCAGGATCTGCTGCGCGATGCGGCGAACAAATCCTTCAACCGCATCACCATCGATGGCGATACCTCGACCAACGATTGCTGCATGCTGGTGGCGACTGGCAAAGCGGCGCTACCTGAGATTACCGAAGCTCGGGGTGAGCTGTTCGCTCAGCTCAAGCAGGCGGTGTTCGAGGTCAGCATGGAAATCGCGCAGTCGATCGTGCGCGATGGCGAGGGCGCGACCAAGTTCGTCACAGTGGTCGTCAATGGTGGCAAGAACCATCAGGAATGCCTGGATGTTGGCTATGCCGTAGCGCATTCGCCGCTGATCAAGACGGCGCTGTTCGCATCCGATCCGAACTGGGGGCGCATTCTCGCGGCCGTGGGGCGCGCCGGTGTACCTGAACTGGATGTGAGCAAGATCGATGTCTACCTGGGCGCGGTGTGCATCGCCAGCCAGGGTGGTCGCTCGCCAAGCTACACGGAAGAGCAGGGCGCTGCGGTGATGGCCGAGGAAGAAATCGAGATTCGCATCGAGCTGGGCCGCGGCACCTGCAGCGAGACCATCTGGACCACCGACCTGTCCCATGAATATGTGCGTATCAATGCTGAATACCGCACCTGA
- the ahpC gene encoding alkyl hydroperoxide reductase subunit C, which yields MSVINTQIKPFTAQAFKNGKFIEVSDADLKGKWAVFFFYPADFTFVCPTELGDVADHYEEFQKLGVEIYSVSTDTHFTHKAWHDSSETIGKIQYTMIGDPTGTITRNFDCMRENMGLADRGTFIVDADGIIQAVEITAEGIGRNAADLLRKVKAAQYVAAHPGEVCPAKWQEGEATLAPSLDLVGKI from the coding sequence ATGTCCGTCATCAACACTCAGATCAAGCCCTTCACCGCTCAAGCGTTCAAGAACGGCAAGTTCATCGAAGTCAGCGACGCCGACCTGAAAGGCAAGTGGGCTGTATTCTTCTTCTACCCTGCCGACTTCACGTTCGTTTGCCCGACCGAACTGGGCGACGTGGCTGATCATTACGAAGAGTTCCAGAAGCTGGGCGTGGAAATCTACTCAGTGTCGACCGACACTCACTTCACCCACAAAGCCTGGCACGACAGCTCCGAAACCATCGGCAAGATCCAGTACACCATGATCGGCGACCCGACCGGCACCATCACCCGCAACTTCGATTGCATGCGTGAAAACATGGGTCTGGCTGATCGCGGCACCTTCATCGTAGACGCCGACGGCATCATCCAGGCGGTCGAAATCACCGCTGAAGGCATTGGCCGTAACGCGGCCGACCTGCTGCGCAAGGTCAAGGCTGCTCAGTACGTTGCCGCTCACCCAGGTGAAGTTTGCCCGGCCAAGTGGCAGGAAGGCGAAGCCACTCTGGCGCCTTCGCTGGACCTGGTTGGCAAGATCTGA